One Ailuropoda melanoleuca isolate Jingjing chromosome 14, ASM200744v2, whole genome shotgun sequence DNA segment encodes these proteins:
- the MLH3 gene encoding DNA mismatch repair protein Mlh3 isoform X3, which produces MIKCLSVEVQARLRSGLAICSLGQCVEELALNSLDAEAKCVAVRVNMETFQVQVIDNGLGMGSDDIDKVGNRYFTSKCNSIQDLENPRFYGFRGEALASIADMASAVEVSSKKNRTGKTFVKLFQNGKALKACEADLTRPSAGTTVTVYNLFYQFPVRRKCMDPRLEFEKVRQRIEALSLMHPSISFSLRNDVSGSMVLQLPKTKDVCSRFCQIYGLAKSQKLRDIKFKYKEFELSGYISSEAHYNKNMQFLFVNKRLILRTKLHKFIDFLLRKESIICKPKNGSAARQMNSSPRHRSNPELHGIYVVNMQCRFCEYDVCMEPAKTLIEFQNWDTVLVCIQEGVKMFLKKEKLFVELSGEDIKEFSEDNDFSLFSATLQKHVSSDEKGDQVSFQKACNSILDSYEMFNFQSKAVKRKATLENRRNTQNSRDSEGIRKKNDSFLYACESDGPGHGTVTESSLQVKDSSCSGSRILEQQTESGENEKHKKLCLELNCLENPCGTSSEMLASPFQTSYRFEKSGDDLEIQNASTVVNGMAASILKNNGTQNQLERFKDATEMGCQPLPLGITLLRVHGAQREEEKRKKQPSNCGRINIFSYGQVKLCSTGFITHVVQNEQTKSTKREHLLKNCIRPGPASAKETFVNRACHSAETPNIKVRTSTLSKEFAQMSNKKLCGTNIHFGLENKPEATYKNVSISQESSKKSHIGCLLPDTSSSSPWCTHVSNGSKKIDEVIGSSKPITHKKLCLSSQLGSLEKFKRQYGKVKNPLNIEVEENNNFEISTGLCPQVEPDIPWTDQNHLDNSDICKVTTMKHNDSNNSCQPVSHILYSKFPFASEEDCLEQQMPCLRESPITLKELSHFNRKPLGVKQSPKSLASKLSRMKGSERETQTMEMMSHFDELPLSDSKRKDRDLCSGLTLDSCKLFQNEYEKTESGIIPVLDSVTQDNSFNKDSETYSNNNTAGNSVIPEIPLVLPCNHSKVISKDSDVLVASEPQIGSPNSPSRMSVSHVEDSTSDQNGTCFHSEESIARTCSVDEASSTCSLDWRQHFDVALGRMVYINKITGLSTFTAPTEDVQAACTKDLTTIAVDVMHENGSQYRCHPFRSDLVLPFLPRPREERTMTRQKNRDTMDDTAGRELLQSLFSEWENPVFARYPEVAVDVSSGQAKSLVVKIHNVLYPYRFTKEMIHSMQVLQQVDNKFIACLMSTKTEENGEAGGNLLVLVDQHAAHERVRLEQLITDSYEKQQPQGSGRKKLLSSIVSPPLEIRVTEEQRRLLRNLFENKWSYSRPQEPSKGLCH; this is translated from the exons ATGATCAAGTGCTTGTCAGTTGAAGTACAAGCCAGATTGCGTTCTGGTTTGGCTATATGCTCCTTAGGCCAATGTGTTGAGGAGCTTGCCCTCAACAGTCTTGATGCTGAAGCAAAATGTGTGGCTGTCAGGGTGAATATGGAAACCTTCCAAGTTCAAGTGATAGACAATGGACTCGGGATGGGGAGTGATGATATAGACAAGGTGGGAAATCGTTATTTCACTAGTAAATGCAACTCCATACAGGACTTGGAGAATCCCAGGTTTTATGGTTTCCGAGGGGAGGCCTTGGCAAGTATAGCTGACATGGCCAGTGCTGTGGAAGTTTCATCCAAGAAAAACAGGACAGGGAAAACTTTTGTGAAACTGTTTCAGAATGGAAAAGCCCTGAAAGCTTGTGAAGCTGACTTGACTAGACCAAGTGCTGGGACAACAGTAACAGTGTATAACCTATTTTATCAGTTTCCTGTAAGAAGGAAATGCATGGATCCTAGACTGGAGTTTGAGAAGGTTAGGCAGAGAATAGAAGCTCTCTCACTCATGcacccttccatttctttctccttgagAAACGATGTTTCTGGTTCCATGGTTCTTCAGCTCCCCAAAACCAAAGACGTATGTTCCCGGTTTTGTCAAATTTATGGACTGGCTAAGTCCCAAAAATTAAgagacataaaatttaaatataaggaGTTTGAGCTTAGTGGCTATATCAGCTCTGAAGCGCATTATAATAAGAATATGCAATTTTTGTTTGTGAACAAAAGACTAATTTTAAGGACAAAGCTGCATAAATTCATTGACTTTTTACTGAGGAAAGAAAGTATTATATGCAAACCAAAGAATGGCTCTGCCGCTAGACAGATGAATTCAAGTCCTCGACATCGGTCTAACCCAGAACTCCACGGGATATATGTAGTCAATATGCAGTGCCGGTTCTGTGAATACGATGTGTGCATGGAGCCAGCAAAGACGCTGATTGAATTTCAGAACTGGGATACTGTTCTGGTTTGCATTCAGGAAGgagtgaaaatgtttttaaagaaagaaaaattatttgtggaATTATCAGGTGAGGACATTAAAGAATTTAGTGAAGATAatgattttagtttatttagtGCTACTCTTCAGAAGCATGTCTCCTCTGATGAGAAGGGTGACCAGGTCAGTTTCCAAAAAGCATGTAATAGTATTTTGGATTCCtatgaaatgtttaattttcagtCAAAAGCTGTGAAAAGAAAAGCTActctagaaaacagaagaaacacaCAGAATTCTAGAGATTCAGaaggtatcagaaaaaaaaatgattcatttctGTATGCTTGTGAATCAGATGGCCCAGGCCATGGTACAGTGACGGAGTCATCTTTACAAGTCAAAGATAGCTCTTGCTCAGGATCAAGGATCTTAGAACAACAGACAGAATCAGGAGAAAacgaaaaacacaaaaaactttgCTTAGAACTTAACTGTTTAGAAAACCCCTGTGGGACAAGTTCAGAAATGTTGGCAAGCCCTTTTCAGACATCATACCGCTTTGAGAAGAGTGGAGATGATCTAGAAATACAGAATGCAAGTACTGTTGTTAATGGGATGGCTGCCAGTATCCTGAAAAATAATGGAACTCAGAATCAACTAGAGAGATTTAAAGATGCTACTGAAATGGGATGCCAACCTCTGCCTCTTGGGATAACATTATTGAGAGTACATGGtgctcagagagaggaagagaaaagaaaaaaacaacctagTAATtgtggaagaataaacattttcagTTATGGACAAGTTAAATTATGTTCCACTGGCTTTATAACTCATGTGGTACAAAATGAGCAAACTAAATCAACTAAAAGAGAACATTTACTTAAAAACTGTATTCGACCTGGTCCCGCAAGTGCCAAAGAAACATTTGTAAATAGAGCATGCCATTCAGCTGAGACTCCAAACATCAAAGTTAGAACCAGCACTTTAAGTAAAGAATTTGCTCAAATGTCTAACAAAAAATTGTGTGGAACAAATATACATTTTGGACTAGAGAACAAACCTGAAGCaacttataaaaatgtttctatttctcaGGAAAGTAGTAAAAAATCACACATAGGTTGCTTATTACCTGACACATCCTCTTCTTCGCCTTGGTGTACACATGTTTCAAATGGTAGTAAGAAAATAGATGAAGTGATTGGTTCCTCCAAACCCATAACCCATAAGAAGCTATGCTTAAGTTCACAACTAGGATCTTTAGAGAAGTTTAAGAGGCAATATGGGAAGGTTAAAAATCCTCTGAATAtagaagtggaagaaaataataattttgaaatctcTACCGGTCTCTGTCCTCAAGTTGAACCTGACATTCCATGGACAGACCAGAATCACTTAGACAACTCAGACATTTGTAAAGTCACTACTATGAAACATAATGACTCAAATAATAGTTGTCAACCAGTAAGTCACATCCTTTACTCGAAGTTTCCGTTCGCCAGTGAAGAAGATTGTTTGGAACAACAGATGCCTTGCTTAAGAGAAAGTCCTATAACTCTAAAGGAGTTATCTCATTTTAACAGAAAACCTTTGGGTGTCAAGCAGTCTCCTAAATCTTTAGCCTCTAAATTATCCAGAATGAAAGGTTCGGAGAGAGAGACTCAGACAATGGAAATGATGAGTCATTTTGATGAACTTCCACTATCAGATTCCAAGAGGAAAGACCGTGACTTGTGCAGTGGGTTAACCCTGGATTCTTGtaagttatttcaaaatgagTATGAAAAAACAGAGAGTGGCATCATTCCAGTGTTGGACTCTGTCACCCAGGATAATTCCTTCAATAAAGATAGTGAAACATACTCTAACAACAATACAGCAGGGAACTCTGTGATACCAGAAATTCCTTTGGTGTTACCCTGTAATCATTCTAAAGTCATCAGTAAAGATTCAGATGTTCTTGTAGCTTCGGAACCACAGATAGGAAGTCCTAACTCTCCCAGTAGAATGTCAGTGAGTCATGTAGAAGATTCCACCTCCGACCAAAATGGAACATGTTTTCATAGTGAAGAATCTATAGCAAGAACTTGTTCTGTAGATGAAGCGTCAAGCACATGTTCTTTGGATTGGCGGCAGCATTTTGATGTAGCCCTGGGAAGAATGGTTTACATCAACAAAATAACTGGACTCAGCACCTTCACTGCTCCTACTGAGGACGTTCAGGCTGCTTGTACTAAAGACCTGACGACGATAGCTGTGGATGTCATGCATGAGAATG gaTCTCAGTACAGGTGTCATCCTTTTAGAAGCGACCTcgttcttcctttccttccaagaCCTCGGGAAGAAAGGACTATGACGAGACAGAAGAACAGAG ATACTATGGATGATACTGCTGGTAGAGAATTACTTCAGTCTTTGTTCTCAGAATGGGAAAATCCAGTATTTGCCCGTTATCCAGAG GTTGCTGTTGATGTAAGCAGTGGCCAGGCCAAAAGCCTGGTGgttaaaattcacaatgtcttgTATCCTTATCGTTTCACCAAAGAAATGATTCATTCGATGCAG GTTCTCCAGCAAGTGGATAACAAGTTTATTGCCTGTTTAATGAGCACCAAGACTGAAGAGAATGGTGAGGCAG GTGGAAACCTGCTAGTCTTGGTGGATCAGCATGCTGCCCATGAGCGTGTCCGTTTAGAGCAGCTGATTACTG